In Pangasianodon hypophthalmus isolate fPanHyp1 chromosome 5, fPanHyp1.pri, whole genome shotgun sequence, the DNA window GTGCTCCCAGAGCGACTGCTGCCTCTGCGCATGCGTCGAGTAGTCTACCTGAACTGAAGAGCATCAaagcagaaaagaaagcaaATTTGCTGGGGGGTGAAAATGTTCTACACAGTGTTATGTGTATAGCTCTATTCTTCCATTGTAGCTACACAATGACACAATTCATCTACACAACCAGCCCAAAGAGATCTGTCTTAAATTTGAATGTTGTGTTGAATATTGCTGTTAGAATTCCAAATAAGATTCATGAACATGCAATGAGTCACATACAAGCctctgaataaaacacttgaataAAACTCCtcgaattttaaaaaaaataataattttttttaaagtattattatcattatttatttatttattttaatacaccAGATGCTGCAGCTAAGTGATTGTCCACTGGGGAATATTTAATTTACAACCTTTGCAAGATCAACAGATCTTTTAAGCTACTTTTATAAGAATAAGTGCTTGAGTGCTGACTGCTAGAGAAAGACACATTCCTCTGAgtcatttttaaccattttattgtaccataacataatataaatgtggttaaaacatattttctgttttactaAAGAAACTAGGActtgtaataaaaatgaacgATCCCAGCAGAATATAAGACTTAATTAACTCAGATAGACCCTGTGTGTCTATGTTGTGTGTAGATTTTATGGATCTAGATGTTATTATACAGTCTGCTGTAATAGGCTACAATGCTAACTGTTTTGTAAATGTATGCTCATAGTGATAAATGTGGAAGTTTGAGTGAATACTGGTTTATTCCCGAAATACAGCATAGTCTACATGTGATAAAGACCAGCAAATAAATCTCACAAAAGCAAAGTGGATGTTAAATGTTTACCCAAAAAAAATTACTCCAGGCTCTAAAGacaaacattttacacactACAGAAATGACCTCCTTGTGGACTTGTTCTTGAAATCAGTGAGCCAGATGCATTGCATGTCACTGATGCATCACCCTGAATtacatgcacacatttaaaGCAACATGGGAAGCTTATTATCTGCAGGATCATGGGCACAAACACAAAGAGGAAGTTTTTTAAACCTTTGAACCGAAAAAGTATGATGCTGATGAATGATCACTGTTACTCAGAATTCTGTTGAATACTAACCTTCTCGCATTCAACCAGATCTCGGACAAAGATCCTCATAAAGTGGAATTTCATCCTGATCAATATAAATAATAGGACATACTAAACAGGAGACTTCATGAATTAATGAAATGGTGTGTCTCGCATGCATGTTAATTGGAGCACTGGCACTACTTCTTTAGTGCTTTGCTAAAAGTAATACATCTATATTATTACAAATGAGCAGGTTTCTCCAAGACTGAGCAGTTGATTATCCAACCTAACAACTAGTTAGGACACACTAACACTAGTCTGTTGACCTCATGTTATCTGTTTTTCCTGCAGGGTTTCTCACAGCATATGGCTCCTATTCCTGAATAAAGCAGAATGCATGTAAGTGTATGAGCATGTTCACACCCAGTCAGCTCCATAAATCATCTCGGATAATTCTCCGTAAAGACTCACTGCCCTGCATTTGTTCAGATGCTGTGTAAGTATGCagaccacacacagacagaaggtTAACTGGATTACACACGcatgctgaaaaaaatcaattacaCAGGCTtgcatttaacattatttagcaGATAACTGTACATTTCAGGCAATTAACCTGCTTTTATGAAAATGGCAGAGATTAAGGGATTTAGTTAATAAAATGCACTCACACATTGTTTCCTTGAGCAAACAGACATATGCAAACACAAACCACCACATGCTATAAGGCATAGGGAGAATATTTACTAAAGGAAATTATAAGAATCCAGGAGTAGATTTGGACCTCCTTTTGATTAAAGATCCCAAACAGAGAATGCAGcttaaaatatcttttatttaataatggaATCAAATGTTGAAAAGTGGAAGGGATTCCAAACAATAATCTGACAATACACCTTTTTTATGCATGttttacatttgctcattttctggcaagagtaaatgtaaaagtttaaagtttttttttcccataaacaGAAACCAGTACAGCTTTCTTGCTGTGTTTCATAGCACACTGGTCCACGTCTCTATGTACTAAGCTTAGTCCTGAACAGTCACCATTAACAGTCATTTAATGGTTAGTAAAAACTGTAGTCTTCCCTGTAAAAGTCAAcctggtatttaaaaaaagtataatgatTTTCAATATAATTACTCAGTACAGATCACACTCTATTTTCCTGTTAAAGACATATCTTAAAACAGGTAATATGACAACATATAGCATTCACAAATACATTCTGAATAAAACAGatgcaaaaaaagaattttCCCCATTATTCTGTTTCTAATTTCAACTCCATTTTGTACAATGCTGATGAAATACAGTAGTCCAAACACGAAAGATCTTTAACACCACTTTACTCTCTGTTCAGTTGTAGAGGTAAATAATGAGAGTGAACATATTTCATAGCAGATGATCCTATGTTCCCTATAAAAGCCTTgattagaaaaataatattaaggCTGAGGCAAAAATTGGGGTAATTTCATAGTTTAACTGAAAACTAAACAATCCAAAATCCACTGTTCATTATCATTTCCCTTAGCAATGCTGAGGTCTATACAACGATATGACTAGACACAAGACATTCAACAGAAGACGGatgaaggctgtgtgtgtgagagagattaaACAGGACACAATGCAGGATCACGGGGACGCTGAGGTAAAGCTTAATCATTAAATGATTAAGTAGTTTGTAGTAATGTGTAGGTTAATACACACCTGGTCTAACACTGATTATGCTCCTGCTCTCTCGCACAGCATGTTATCATGCCACCTGTGTGCTACTGAGTGTGGAGAAGTGGCAGAGCGGTAATCATAAACACAGTATACCGTATTGCAATTGCACTGCTTGCCTCTACAGCACAGCAACTAATTCCTAGTCTGGTCATCATTGGTGAATTTTAAgataaattgaaataaactTTGGATACCATTGTAGTTACCAACGTACCTTAGTTTAACttcaacatacagtactgtgcaaaagtcttaggcaccctattcaatacaaaaaaaaaaatttataatatattttttccaaatattactTTTCcactaaaaatgtaaatgttacagaaaaatgtttgtaagtcagtaaagaaagcaacagattacataacagaccacttttcagaccaGAGAAaaaaggctgctgggttttgcatgcaaaaaaagaagaacgtgtgacagtcaaagtctccagaagaactgtggcagattctccaagatgctcagtaaaacttatcagccaatttccttataaaattgCACGAATTGTACCCGAGACTaccgtttgttttttttgtttttttcaaagcaAAGTGTCATCACATCatatattgactttgtttagtctATTACTCTTAACTGCTCtttgtaatattttctttttatagcaatgttttaatttcattatatcTAAAGGCatatttgctttacagcatttctttccatgtctctaagacctttgcacagtactgtatatgagcATGCTAAGGATTCTGTTTCTATTGTTTGACctctgtatacagtatacagtatgctCTACCTGTAATTCTTATTCATGCCTAGAAAAACACTGTCTGGCAGCACCCACTGAAAGAATCAGTTTATATGAGTAAGAGATATAGACCAGAAGCATAGCTCATGAGTTAATATTCCAGAAAGAACTGCCATGTCTGAGTCACTTTGGCACGTCATATCCAAGAGAGATGCATATGCAAGTTAAAGAAACACTTTTCAGAGATGTTTCAGTCAATCAATCCCAGTTTCAGCTTTTTTAAGCTCCAGAGAGGCTGTACTGCTGTAAGAGAGCACCTCTTTAACTGTACAAGTTCATGCAGATCCCCTTGTTTTTGCATCCATGGTATAAGATGTTTTAGTCCTGATGAATCTTTTCCTGAACAACTTTACACTCATACTGGAAAGAAGAcctcagtattattattagtgcaaTTTCAGACTAAATCAGTTCTGTGATAAATGGACAATAACCATTATGAGAACTTTATAACACAACACTTTATAAGACAAGTATAGAGCAAgtaatcatgtgtgtgtatgagtgtgtgtacttacaaGAGCAAGCTGTCTTCCTATATTTCCTATGGTTATCACACCAGCAAAGAAGATGCAGGGCAGCCAAGATCGTATATACAGGAAGTCAGGAGATGTATAcctgcatatacacacagagaaaagaaTGCAGGTATGTACCTTCCAAAAGAGTTCACTTTCTTACTGACAATTAACttttgtgtataataataatgtaatgctGAATTTGAAAGACAGAAACTCACTGAAACACTCCATTGTATACCAGTAGCTGTGTAACGAGGGTTGCAAGAAATGCAATGGCAACTCCCAGGCCGAAGCCACTGCGTGACCTGTCAAATGTCCACCACAACCCCACTGAGAGTGCAGCCAGGGTCAGAGACAGCTGCACATTATTTGCAAAGTCCACTTTCTGACAGCCAggaaattaaagaaaacatactaTACACACTCAGGTTTCTTATATACAGTACTAGCACCTCATGAATTAATCAGATATCAATTCATAGTGCTAAGATTTCATTATAATTTAAGTCATTGTGCATTCTGatgcttttaaaacataatattttcatccatcctgctgtgtttattgtatttccCCAGAGTaatatttttcatcaaaaatatattttaaaaaatgttcaaataaaaaaaatgcataagcCTCTGCAAGTTATGATGTTTGTGCAAGAATTATGCTACATCTACAAATCAATTATATCTACCATCACTAATTGGTACATACAAGGTATGCTGGGAAATCAAATTCTAAAGCTTCCTAAAACTTTAGTGCACCTCGGCACCATATGTACTTTTGGCAGTCATCACAAATATAAAACCGACCACATACATAACACCACATAATAACGCAATACCACTCAGAAAGGAATTACACAAGTTTGCTCCCCAGTTCTGTATTTACTTAAGTTCCCCATGATGCATGTCTCTGCTAGACAGTATTGGAAATACAGCCTACATACTAACAATTCTCTGGTGGTCTGAATGTTGCAATCACTAAGAAAAAAGACACTAAGCTGTACTTTTTAGAgtacaaatttaattttaattgaatacAATATCTTTCAAAAGTGAATACAGTGTACTTTTAAAGCTAATATAAGCTGCATTGTTGGCCCTTTAAGGTCACTACTGTGTCATTCAGGGGACGTTTACATTGTTTGTACCTTGAGAAACACAAATGAACCTGTagagtgcatttttttttttactgagctttgtatgtatgtaaagaACAAGCAATTTGAGGGTGTTGCATCCATTGTGGTGAGAGAAGGATACAGCGCTGGCGTGATTAATGCCAACAAAGACAGCCACACAGCGCATCACACTGGACCACTCGCG includes these proteins:
- the insig2 gene encoding insulin-induced gene 2 protein gives rise to the protein MAEVTGGNLMSRKGPYISMITNRTTNLLIRGAMLFGVGVFLALVLNLLQVQRNVTLFPPDVISSIFSSAWWVPPCCGTASALIGLLYPCIDRRLGEPHKLKREWSSVMRCVAVFVGINHASAKVDFANNVQLSLTLAALSVGLWWTFDRSRSGFGLGVAIAFLATLVTQLLVYNGVFQYTSPDFLYIRSWLPCIFFAGVITIGNIGRQLALYECKVVQEKIHQD